GAGGCGGTTGACCTCCTCAACGCGCACCTCGGGAGGCACTCGGTCAGAAGCCATCGCCACTAGCAAGGCCTTCATGGCTCGGATGTGGTTGGCCGAAGTGCCCAATGACATACCCGAGGGACTTGGGTTCGCGTTGTCCAGCTTCAGCAGCCTGGCACTGGGATCCCGGATGACGATGGTGTCTGCGGGGGTGTCCGAACGATGTAGCAGCAGGGTGTAGGTCGCCTGGGCGCTGGAGACGAACAGGTTGATGGGCTTGCTGGACCTGCCCACGGGTCGGAGGTAGACCTCGCCCTTGTCCTTGTCGCATTCGAGGACCAGTTCACCCGTGGGGTTGATGGCCGGACTGTTCTGGCTGTTGTTGGGGGGTGGGGTTCCGTTGGCGCAGTTGCTCGAATAGATGTTGCCGAACACATCGGTGATGGGCGCGCCATCGATGCGGATGCGCGTGGGCTCCTTGATCGACACCATGGCCTCAACGGAGACGCCGTCGCGGGCTTCAACCAACTGGAGCGCCCTGACGAGGCTTGGTGCCGTTGCCATCCCAACGGCTGTCACCAGGGCCAGCAGCAGGTTTGTCAGCGAAGTGGAGGGCTGCTGGCGTCGCTTGAAATCAGCTCGCATTGGGAACCTCCTTGAAGGTCTTGAGGTGCATGCGTGCCCCGTTGAAACTGAACTCGATCAGGTAGGCCTTGAGGTCGTTGGCGGTTTCGAAGCCATTGACCAGGGTGCGCAGTCGGCCACGCACCACGACGCTTTGCTTGTCCTCGCTGGGCACCAACTGCTGCGGCATGAACATCGTGCTGGCGTTGATGCGCTTGAGCCGCTCGGCCTCGACCTCCTGCCGGGTCTTGAGCGGGCCGTATTGGTCGGGCTCCACATAGCCGAGCAGGATGTTTTTCTTCCAGTCGATCGATGAGGGCGTGACGTCCAGCACCAGCCAGGCCATGAAACCACCCATCTGCTCCAGGTATTCGCCACTGGCCTTGTCTCGGCTGACCCAGAAGGTCTTGTCGATCGTGGGTGGCACGACCACCGTGCGCACCGTGCCAATCAGGTTGAGGATGACGAGCAGTGCCACAACATGCCCCGAAGCCAGTACGCCCACCGCGAGCCCCAGGCTGCGGTTGCGGCGACGCATCTCCTTGATGTCGCTGTTGAGTCGCTCGAAGTCCATGGCGTGCTCCAGACTCAGCCGACCATGCGGCGGATGTGCGAGGGCGGGGTGGCGCGCATCGCGGTCATGGGGCTGGGCGGCAGGTGCCAGTACAGCCAGTGCATCGCGAAGGCCTGGTGCTTGTCGGCCTTGATGCGGGCGATCCAGCGCGACAGGAAGATCCCCGCACCTGCGCAGGCCGCAAAGGCCAGCTTGGTGCCCGACAGGTAGCCGACAAAGAAAAAGAAGATCACCGGGGCGGCCACATCGATGTCCCAGAAGCCGATCTTCCAGGGGTCATCCAGGCGACGGGGGATGTAGGTGTCGGCTTGCATGTCAGGCTCCTGCAGGTTTGGGCTGACCTCAGACGACGGCGCCCATGATGGCGCCCGCGATCACCAGGCCTACCGCACCGAAGATGGCCAGGCCCACGTAGAACAGCACCGGCCCGAAATTGCGCAGGGCCGACAGCGAGATCAGGGCGACCACGAAACCGACGAAGCCGACCAGGGCCTTGACGCTAGGCCCCAGCGCGGAGATCTGGGCGAGGGCGGATGTCAGCGGCCCGGTGATGCCGGTGAACGCCACCAGGTCGAGGGCGAAACCAGGCATGGACAGGCCCAAGCCCAGGGTGAGCATGGCCAGCGCCGAGGCCACACGCCAGCGCTTGTGTGTGGGCTTGCCGGTGACTCGGGCACTGGATGGGTTGCTTTGCTGATCATCCTGTTGGACAGTTTGACGAACAGGGACGAAGGGATGGATGATGGCTGTGCGCATGGGAATCTCCTGGCTGGGTTGCGCGTCAAGGCCTGACGCAGGCGGGGGCGATCCTGCGAACGTGTGAGCACGTCTCAGGAGGGGGATGCGGTGGGCGACGGGCTCACGGGTGAGGGCCATTGGTGTGTCATGGCCCACCCTCGGATGAGGCTGTGAACACGACCTCAACGCGACGATTGCGGGCTCGGCCCTCAGGTGTGTCGTTGTTGGCGATGTAGCAGCACAGGCCTCTGGCATCGATGCGGATGTCATTGGGGTGTGAGGGACTGATGCGCTTGATGTGATCTCGAACGGCATCAGCCCGAGCTAGCGCGATGGCCTGATTGGGCGCATCAGGGCCGACGTTGTCGGTGCGTCCCACGATGAGCACACGCTGGGCACGTCCCAGGGCTTTGGCTGCGCTGTTCAGCAGGGTCCGGTGTACAGGTGTCAGCACCGCACTGTCGGTTGCAAACTCCAGGACCAGCACCTGAGGCTTGTGCAGCGGGGCAGGCTTGGTCACTTCAGTTGGCGCGACGGATGCAAGGGCGCGCGCGTTGCCTCGCATCGAAGGCTGCGGCTGTGCATCGGCCACAGCCAGCGTTTTGGGTGTGGTGGTAGGACAGGCAGGCTCGACGCACTGGGCAAAGTACGCGTCGCGGCCACGTTCAAGCTGCGCGATGTGTGAGGCGTTCCGCTTAGCTTGTGGTATCGCGGTTGCATGGCCCTGCTTGGCGGGCAAGGTGCAAGACGAGAAGGCAAACAGAATCACCGCTGCCGAGGCGCTGGTCATGGCGAGGTCCTGTACCCGCGTCATGGCGACACCCGAGCGGCAAGGATGAAGAGGGGCTGCTTTGCCTCTGATCGGCTCTGCGGCCATACGGCGGTTGGCTGTGGGGACTGGATTGCCGAGGCGTGCAACTGCCGATAGACCTTCCAGGCGTAGCGTCTGCGTGCGCTCTGGCAGGCCACTCCCTTGAGTTGGGTACACGCTGCGTTGTAGGCACCCACCCCATCCCAGGTCAGCCCTTGCTTGGCCAGGGTTTGGGCAAGCAGCCAGGCGCCCACATGGATGTTCGTGCAAGGGCTGTACAGGTCGCTTTCGGTGATGCCGAACCGTGCCAGCGCAGGCAGGTTCGAGCTGTTGATCTGCATCAGCCCGATGTCATAGCTGCCCGTGCGTTGGCGGTGGCTGAGGTTGATTGCATTTGGATTGAGGTGCGACTCGACCTTTGCAACGGCATAGAGCAATTGCGATGACACGCCATATCGATGCGCCGCCTCGTCCCAGCAAGCCAGGGCGTGTGCCGGCAGGCTCAGCAGCGCAAGACATCCAGACAAGGGACCCCATTGCATGGCGCACTCCAAACAAGACCGATGAATCCGCCAATGCACGTTGCGCGGCGGGACGGATGGGGTGAGACCGGCACGGTGCCGATCAAGGTCTTGTTCAGGTCTGCCGTGGTTGGACGACCTTGGCGTGGTCAGGGCACGTGAATCGTTTGGAGATTCTTCATGCCATGTGCTGGTCAGAGCGCTGGGCGGTCGATGGCCTCAGCGGGTCTGTGTGGCGTGCTCTGGACGGAAGCGCTGTGCCATGTTGATGCGAGCTTGTTGAAGGACGCTGGCGCCGGTCTCATCCGCCTGTTGACACAGCGCCACGCAGGCGGTGGTCAAGTGGTCGAGCTGGAACTTCGGGTTGGGGTGCCGATTGGCGGGTGAGCGCTGCAACTCAAGGAGCAAGTCGTACTGCGGTCGCCACATGGCTTCCCGACGACGAGGCGTATTGGGCGAGCGGGCCACAAGCTCGGTTCCGAGAAAGCTGAAGATCTGTCTTGCCGCTTCGGGGCCGGAGAAGACCTGGGAGACGCAGGCACTGATCAGGTCAGGAAATCGAAAGATCGGGCCGACGTTGCGATCGGACTTGAGCACGCCATAAAGCCAGACATGTTCTTCCAGCCACAGCCGCGTTTCGATGACGTCGGACGGCTGGGATTCCACTGTTGCGGTGTGTCGAGAGTCCTGAAATCCGGGCGGTGCAGCGGTGAGCATGGTGCGTACCTCTGTTCTCTGATTCGGCAATCGCTCGGATGAGCGCATGAGTACAGATTAGGGCCAGGGTACAGCATGGTCACGGGTGAATGCGGGCTTTGTCATGGGGATTTCGGCTCCAGTTCATAGCGAGTACTGACGCGGTACGGCCAAGATGGAGGAGTTCAATTTCCGCGAGACAAAAAAAGCCCGCCGATCAGCGGGTGATCAGCGAGCACAAGACGCATCGCTGTCATCACGGTGCGCCACCGGCTCAGGGAGGAAACGCCGGGCCGAGGTACGAACCTGCAGCAGCCAAATGATAAGGGGATTGGCGGCGATGTGGCCTGAGCACGGGTGTGCCCAGGCCATAGAGCAAGCGTTGCCATGTGCAAGTAGCCAGTTTTCCCATTCAAATTCGGGGAGGGCGCTCGCATTTCTGTCAATGCGCGCGGCGTGGAGACGCCGGCAAGGCCAATGGCTCATGCACTGCAAATGGGCCATCTGGCCGACACCTCAAGGGTGGTGGCGAGATCCAGTTCTACGAGATTGGACCAGCCATGCAGCAACGAGAAAAGCCTCTGAATTGCGGCGACGCCAACAAATGCATGGACAGCCAAGAGCCCGAGCGCATTTCAGCGTGAACTGGCTGCCAAATGCAAAGCACCACGCTTCTGCGCCACCCTATAGTTTCTGCGGGAGGCGTGGGAGAGGGGCTATCTACCAAGGCCATGTACCGAATCGATGTGCTGGTGGCCGGTTTGCGAGGGCTGTTGATTCCCGTTGCTCAGTTCTTTTAGGATGCCGCAGTCGGCTGATTCCTTGGCCTCACCGCACTGGGAACGCAAGCTCTCCAACTGTGCCTTCAGGGCCACCAGCTCATCAATTCGCTGGGTGACATGACCAAGGTGCTCATCGAGCACACGGTTGGCATCTTCGCAACTCTGGGAGGGCTTGTCCTTCAGTCCAAGCAAGACACGAACTTCGTCGAGGCCCATGTCCAGGGAGCGGCAGCGCCGTATGAAGGCCAGTCGCTCAACGTGCTCAACATCGTAGATGCGATAGTTCGTGGCCGTGCGCGCGGGCTCGGGCAGGAGTCCTTCCCTTTCGTAGTAGCGGATGGTCTCCACCTGGGTGCCGGTGAGGTTGGCAAGATCGCCGATTTTCATTGGACGCCTCTCTGTTTGATGAAAGCCAGTGGCTTAAGCCTTCGGGGTGTCGGACGGGACGGGTGTCAGCGATTCCGGCTGATTGAATGCCAGCAGGCGCAGCGCATTGATGACAACCAGGAGGGTGGAGCCTTCGTGGAAAAGCACGGCCGTGCCCATCTTCAAACCCAGGATCGTGGACGGAATCAGCACAGCCACCACGCCCAAACTCACCCAAAGGTTCTGGCGGATGATGCGACTCGTCTGGCGTGACAGGCCGACGGCAAAGGGCAACTGGGTCAGGTCATCGGCCATGAGCGCCACGTCGGCTGTTTCCAAAGCCACATCCGAGCCAGCGGCGCCCATGGCGATGCCCACCGTGGCATTGGCCATGGCAGGCGCATCGTTGACGCCGTCGCCCACCATCGCGACCTTACCAGCGCTCGACCGGAGGTCCATGATCGTCTTGACCTTGTCTTCCGGCATCAGGTCGCCCCGCGCTTCCGTCAGACCCACGCTCTTGGCAACGGATTCGGCAACCTTCTGGTTGTCTCCGGAGATCATCACCAGACGCTCGATCCCCAGTTTCTGCAGGGACTTCATCACTTCAGCAGCAACTGGCCGAGGCGTGTCCATCATGCCCAGCGCACCGAGGTAGCGCCCGCCCAGTCGCACGATCATGGTGGTCCTGCCGTCGGCCACCAAGCGTTCATTGGCCGTCTTCAAGTCAGCCGGTACGGCTTCGCCTTTGAGTTCTTCGAACAGAACCGGCTTGCCGATGTACACCTCGTCGCCACCGATTCGTGCCTTCACACCTCGGCCAGTGATGCTTTCCAGGCCTTGGACCTGGGGTGCGGCATGGCCATCACCCAACCGCTGCTTGGCGCCTTCCACCACGGCGGAGGCCAGCGGGTGATCGCTGTGCTCTTCCACGGCCAAAGCGATGGACAGCAATTCCTTCTCGTCGACGCCTTGAGCGGCCACGACATCCGTCAGGCGAGGCTTGCCTTCGGTCAGCGTGCCGGTCTTGTCGAAGGCGATGGCCGTGAGCGTGCCCAAGTTCTCCAGCGGGCCACCGCCTTTGACCAGGACCCCACCTCGACCCGCGCGGGCCACGCCGCTGAGTACAGCGCTGGGAACCGAAATGGCCAGCGCGCAGGGACTGGCAGCAACCAACACCGCCATGGCTCGGTAGAAACTCGCGGAGAAGGGCTCGTCAACGACAACCCATGCGAACAGCAGCAAACCCACGAGCGCCAGGATGAGGGGCACGAAGACGCGTTCGAATTTTTCAGTGAAGTTCTGAGTAGGGGAGCGTTGGGTTTCAGCCTCCGTGACCAGTTTGACGACGCGTGCCATGGTCGATTCGCTGGCCTGCCGCGCAACGACCACTTCAAGCGCGCCCGAGCCATTGATGGTCCCTGCGAAGACGCGGTGCTGCGGCGGCAACTTGTCGAAGCCTTGCAACGCGGCCTGCGCGTCTTGGACAGGCCGCTTGTCCACCGGAACGCTTTCGCCTGTCACGGGAGCCTGATTGACGCTGCTTTCGCCCAAGACCACGAAGCCATCCGCGGGCAACCGTTCGTTCGGTCGCACGACGACGGTGTCGCCCACTTGCAGTTGGGCCACGGCGATTTCTTCTTTCTTGCCGTCGCGCCGACGCAATGCCACTTCAGGGGCGAGTTTGGCCAGCGCCTCGATCGCCTTGCGGGCCCTGCCCATGGCGTAATGCTCAAGCGAGTGCCCCATACTGAACAGGAACAGCAGCAAGGCACCCTCGAACCATTGCCCGAGTGCGGCTGCGCCAGCGGCGGCCACCAACATCAGCATGTCAATCTCAAAGCGCTTGGCCTTGATGTTGTCGATGGCTTCCAGCAAGGTGAAGTAGCCGCCAAACAGATAGGCCATCACAAAGAAGGCCATGCTCACGGTTTCCGTGGCCAGCTTCTGTGATTCCAGCACCCATCCGACCAGCAGCAAGGCTCCCGCGATCGCGGCAAAGATCAGTTCTGTTTTTTCACCGAAGAGTCCACCGGAATGGTCATGGCCTTCATGAGCACCTGATGCATGCTTGCCGTGCTTCTCGTCACCATGCGAATGATCATGGCCGTCACCATGCTCGTGCGCATGATCTGTGTGGTCGGACACCGATGCGAGCTTTTCGGGATGGGAATGGGACTGATGGTCATGTCCATCATCCTTGATGGACGTTGATGAACCAGGCGAGAGAGAGGCGCGGTCTTCGATGCCGAAGCCGCTGAGCATCGTGCGCAAATCCTTCTCTTCGACCTGTTCCCGATCGAACTCGATGCGGACGGAACCCGAGGCATTGACTTCGGCTTCGACGACGCCTTTCAGGACCTTGAGCTTTGCCGTCAAAGTTCGGGCTGCGCGGGGATGTTTCGTTCCCGCTCGCAAAAGCATGTGCCCAAAACGATCAGTTAACTTGGCGCCAGCCCCACGTGCGATGTCACGCACTTTGCCCAGGGAGATGACATCTGGGTCGTAGTGGATGCACAGCTCAGGAGTGCCCCCGGTGGCCGCATCAGCGACGTGAGCAGCGGCGATGCCTTCACGCGATTCAAGTGTCTGGATCAGGAGCTTGACGCAGCGATCCCTGATGTCCGGGAGACTGGGCAGCAACAGTGGGATTTCCAATCGAAGCTTTTGAGGCTGGGTCATTTTCGCGACCTTTCTTTTTTGATGGAAGCGGAATCAGAGACGCGCCCTTGGGCATAAGCGATGAACGAGCCGTATCCTGGGGAAGCGGCCTTGATCAGGACGCTCCCAGGGATGAGTTGAATCCATGGCCGGCATCTCATGGGGTGTTACCCAACGCATCCCGCTTGGGAAGGTCTGCACAAATGAGCGCTGACCGTGGTTGGGTGCACTGACATGACCAGATTGGCGGTTGAACGCTCTCCCGGCAGGTGTTTTGGGCACGTTTCGCGCCCATTTCCCATGCGCTGGACGCACTCATGCCAAGCTCCCCGTCAAACGCTTGCGCACCATCCACAAATTGGCCAGCGCAAACAGCGTGTGCAACTGCGCCGTGTTCTTGGCCAGGCCGCGGTAGCGCACCTTCACATGACCGAACTGGCGCTTGATGACGCGGAACGGGTGCTCCACCTTGGCGCGGATGCTGGCCTTGATGCGCTCGACCTGCTCGGTCAGCGCATCCTTGGGATCGGCCTTGTCCAGCAGCTTGCGCAAGCCCGGTCGCATGGCCACATGCCACTGCACATCCGCTTTGGCGTCGGGCCGCTTGTGCGCACCTTGGTAGCCGGCGTCGGCGAAGACATCCGTCTCTTGTCCGTGCAGCAAGCTGTTGGCTTCGACCACATCG
This is a stretch of genomic DNA from Aquabacterium olei. It encodes these proteins:
- a CDS encoding type-F conjugative transfer system secretin TraK, which produces MRADFKRRQQPSTSLTNLLLALVTAVGMATAPSLVRALQLVEARDGVSVEAMVSIKEPTRIRIDGAPITDVFGNIYSSNCANGTPPPNNSQNSPAINPTGELVLECDKDKGEVYLRPVGRSSKPINLFVSSAQATYTLLLHRSDTPADTIVIRDPSARLLKLDNANPSPSGMSLGTSANHIRAMKALLVAMASDRVPPEVRVEEVNRLVPLWLEARFSLMRRYEGRGLVGEKYLLQNISPTLMVLAEQEFDREGAQVMGVSIENYNLQPGETTNVFVIRQEATR
- the traE gene encoding type IV conjugative transfer system protein TraE, coding for MDFERLNSDIKEMRRRNRSLGLAVGVLASGHVVALLVILNLIGTVRTVVVPPTIDKTFWVSRDKASGEYLEQMGGFMAWLVLDVTPSSIDWKKNILLGYVEPDQYGPLKTRQEVEAERLKRINASTMFMPQQLVPSEDKQSVVVRGRLRTLVNGFETANDLKAYLIEFSFNGARMHLKTFKEVPNAS
- the traL gene encoding type IV conjugative transfer system protein TraL, whose amino-acid sequence is MQADTYIPRRLDDPWKIGFWDIDVAAPVIFFFFVGYLSGTKLAFAACAGAGIFLSRWIARIKADKHQAFAMHWLYWHLPPSPMTAMRATPPSHIRRMVG
- a CDS encoding OmpA family protein, producing MTSASAAVILFAFSSCTLPAKQGHATAIPQAKRNASHIAQLERGRDAYFAQCVEPACPTTTPKTLAVADAQPQPSMRGNARALASVAPTEVTKPAPLHKPQVLVLEFATDSAVLTPVHRTLLNSAAKALGRAQRVLIVGRTDNVGPDAPNQAIALARADAVRDHIKRISPSHPNDIRIDARGLCCYIANNDTPEGRARNRRVEVVFTASSEGGP
- a CDS encoding lytic transglycosylase domain-containing protein — encoded protein: MQWGPLSGCLALLSLPAHALACWDEAAHRYGVSSQLLYAVAKVESHLNPNAINLSHRQRTGSYDIGLMQINSSNLPALARFGITESDLYSPCTNIHVGAWLLAQTLAKQGLTWDGVGAYNAACTQLKGVACQSARRRYAWKVYRQLHASAIQSPQPTAVWPQSRSEAKQPLFILAARVSP
- the cadR gene encoding Cd(II)/Pb(II)-responsive transcriptional regulator, with product MKIGDLANLTGTQVETIRYYEREGLLPEPARTATNYRIYDVEHVERLAFIRRCRSLDMGLDEVRVLLGLKDKPSQSCEDANRVLDEHLGHVTQRIDELVALKAQLESLRSQCGEAKESADCGILKELSNGNQQPSQTGHQHIDSVHGLGR
- a CDS encoding heavy metal translocating P-type ATPase — translated: MTQPQKLRLEIPLLLPSLPDIRDRCVKLLIQTLESREGIAAAHVADAATGGTPELCIHYDPDVISLGKVRDIARGAGAKLTDRFGHMLLRAGTKHPRAARTLTAKLKVLKGVVEAEVNASGSVRIEFDREQVEEKDLRTMLSGFGIEDRASLSPGSSTSIKDDGHDHQSHSHPEKLASVSDHTDHAHEHGDGHDHSHGDEKHGKHASGAHEGHDHSGGLFGEKTELIFAAIAGALLLVGWVLESQKLATETVSMAFFVMAYLFGGYFTLLEAIDNIKAKRFEIDMLMLVAAAGAAALGQWFEGALLLFLFSMGHSLEHYAMGRARKAIEALAKLAPEVALRRRDGKKEEIAVAQLQVGDTVVVRPNERLPADGFVVLGESSVNQAPVTGESVPVDKRPVQDAQAALQGFDKLPPQHRVFAGTINGSGALEVVVARQASESTMARVVKLVTEAETQRSPTQNFTEKFERVFVPLILALVGLLLFAWVVVDEPFSASFYRAMAVLVAASPCALAISVPSAVLSGVARAGRGGVLVKGGGPLENLGTLTAIAFDKTGTLTEGKPRLTDVVAAQGVDEKELLSIALAVEEHSDHPLASAVVEGAKQRLGDGHAAPQVQGLESITGRGVKARIGGDEVYIGKPVLFEELKGEAVPADLKTANERLVADGRTTMIVRLGGRYLGALGMMDTPRPVAAEVMKSLQKLGIERLVMISGDNQKVAESVAKSVGLTEARGDLMPEDKVKTIMDLRSSAGKVAMVGDGVNDAPAMANATVGIAMGAAGSDVALETADVALMADDLTQLPFAVGLSRQTSRIIRQNLWVSLGVVAVLIPSTILGLKMGTAVLFHEGSTLLVVINALRLLAFNQPESLTPVPSDTPKA